In a single window of the Deltaproteobacteria bacterium genome:
- the gspG gene encoding type II secretion system protein GspG — protein sequence MRRGFTLLEVMVVMFIVGLLATLVAPSIVGRADDARRTKAIADMKGIEQALNLYRLDSGGYPTTEQGLEALVHRPERPPVPRAWNPNGYLERVPLDPWGHAYVYL from the coding sequence ATGAGGCGCGGCTTCACGTTGCTCGAGGTGATGGTGGTGATGTTCATCGTGGGGCTCCTCGCCACGCTGGTCGCGCCCAGCATCGTCGGCCGCGCCGACGACGCGCGCCGCACCAAGGCGATCGCCGACATGAAGGGCATCGAGCAGGCGCTCAACCTCTATCGCCTCGACAGCGGCGGCTACCCGACCACCGAGCAGGGTCTCGAGGCGCTGGTCCACAGGCCCGAGCGGCCGCCCGTGCCACGCGCCTGGAACCCGAACGGCTACCTCGAGCGCGTGCCGCTCGACCCGTGGGGGCACGCGTACGTCTACCTG
- a CDS encoding type II secretion system protein GspF — MPVFAYRALTAAGRARGGVIGAESARAAWQALRARGFYPTDLHEQAAGAGWVGRRVGAEELAAATRQLATLVGAGVPVAEALAAVAEQSEHPALVRGLTVAEARLREGEPLADALAASPRVFPPMFRDLVRAGEAGGALATVLARLADHGEAAAALRARLRAALTYPAVMAAATVAVLAFLLAWVVPQLTQLFAETGSRLPLATRALIALTSFARRTWPLLLLAGAGAAWALGRWAATPGGRTRIDAALLRAPLAGPIVRKAAVARFARTLATLLAGGLPLDPALGIAGAATGNRRLADAVAGAREAVRAGEPLAPALRATGVFPPLAVHLAAVGERAGSLGAMLERAAAAYEREVETAVSAATALVEPLLVLVMGGVVLALVAAILLPLFDLNGLVR; from the coding sequence ATGCCGGTCTTCGCGTACCGCGCCTTGACGGCCGCCGGCCGGGCCCGCGGCGGCGTCATCGGCGCCGAGAGCGCGCGCGCCGCCTGGCAGGCGCTCCGCGCTCGCGGCTTCTACCCGACCGACCTGCACGAGCAGGCGGCCGGCGCGGGCTGGGTGGGCCGCCGCGTCGGCGCCGAGGAGCTCGCCGCGGCGACGCGCCAGCTCGCGACACTGGTCGGGGCGGGCGTGCCGGTCGCCGAGGCGCTCGCCGCCGTCGCCGAGCAGAGCGAGCATCCCGCGCTCGTGCGCGGGCTCACCGTGGCCGAGGCGCGCCTCCGCGAGGGCGAGCCGCTCGCCGACGCGCTCGCCGCGAGCCCGCGCGTCTTCCCGCCGATGTTCCGCGACCTGGTGCGCGCCGGCGAGGCGGGGGGCGCGCTCGCCACCGTGCTCGCCCGCCTGGCCGACCACGGCGAGGCCGCGGCCGCGCTCCGCGCGCGCCTGCGCGCCGCCCTCACCTACCCCGCCGTCATGGCCGCCGCCACGGTCGCCGTGCTGGCCTTCCTGCTCGCCTGGGTGGTGCCGCAGCTGACGCAGCTGTTCGCGGAGACGGGCTCGCGTCTCCCGCTCGCGACGCGCGCCCTGATCGCGCTGACGAGCTTCGCCCGGCGGACGTGGCCGCTCCTTCTCCTCGCCGGCGCGGGCGCAGCGTGGGCGCTCGGGCGGTGGGCCGCGACGCCCGGCGGCCGGACCCGCATCGACGCGGCCCTGCTCCGTGCCCCGCTCGCGGGACCGATCGTGCGCAAGGCCGCCGTCGCGCGCTTCGCGCGCACGCTCGCCACCCTGCTCGCCGGCGGGCTCCCGCTCGACCCCGCACTCGGGATCGCCGGCGCCGCGACGGGGAACCGCCGGCTGGCCGACGCCGTCGCGGGCGCGCGCGAGGCGGTGCGCGCCGGGGAGCCGCTCGCGCCGGCGCTCCGCGCGACGGGCGTATTCCCGCCGCTCGCCGTCCACCTGGCCGCGGTCGGCGAGCGGGCGGGCTCGCTCGGCGCGATGCTCGAGCGTGCCGCGGCCGCCTACGAGCGCGAGGTGGAGACCGCCGTCTCCGCCGCGACCGCCCTGGTCGAGCCGCTCCTCGTGCTCGTGATGGGCGGCGTCGTCCTGGCGCTCGTGGCCGCGATCCTGCTGCCGCTCTTCGACCTGAACGGGCTCGTCCGATGA